ACCCGCTCTGAGTAATTTAGCTTGAGAACACTAAGTTGCAGACTATCTTAGCATATATATTTTTTTTGTCAACACCAAAACATAATCTTGGCTTAATTCCATTACTAAACACAGTTTTGAGCTTCTTAAAAATTTTCAAATATTTAACTTTCAGGTGTAATATACGGCTCTAATTCACGTTCATTTAGAAAAGTCCTGCCCGACAAACCATCCTTAACCATAATAAAAGGCAGGTGTGTCACCCTAACTGACAAACCATTAACGTCTTCACCAGCAGGTACTTTCAAAATAGTCGCTAGAGTAAAATCAGCCACCTTACCCTCTGGTAAATAATACTGATTTTGACTAATCTTGGCTGTACTCAACACCAAAGCACTGATCCCACTCTTAAAATCAATTGGTTTTCCATCTCTCAATACCTCATAACCAACATAAGGTGAATCACTTATGTTTTCCAACCCCCAAGCAGCACCAATCGGCATATACACTTCTCGACTCGAAAAACCAAACCTGTAAGTGATAGTAAAAAGTAATGTGTTATCGCTAACTTTATATACATTTTGATCAGTGGTTTTATAGGCTGACACAGTATTTGGTAGTGAAATAATCACTACAAATAAACCCGTAAATAAATATAAGCTAATTTTTTTCATGACAGCTATTTTAACATTTATTTTGACAAATCACGAACTACCAAATTTAAGAAAAACGGTAAAGGGCAACCCTAGGCAGACTTGCCTAGGGTTGCCCTTTACCGTTTTTCTTCTTGAACGAAACCAATACTAACCGACACCCAAAAAATTTGCTAATATAGCTTAATGTCAAGCAATGCAAGAAAACAGACTATAACCAGAGACGACAACAGCAACCTCGACCAAACCCTTAGACCACAAACTTGGGATGATTATATCGGTCAAACAAAAATCAAAGAAAATCTTCGTATTCTTTTAACCGCCGCTAAAGAACGTGGTCACGCAGCCGAGCATATCCTACTTTATGGACCACCAGGCCTTGGCAAAACCACCCTAGCCCACCTAATAGCCAAAACCCTTGGCACCAACATGCGTACCACTTCCGGACCAGCCATTGAAAGAGTTGGTGATCTAGCCGCCATCTTAACCAACCTATCACCAGGTGACGTTCTATTTATAGATGAAATTCACCGCCTCTCTAAAAGTATTGAGGAAGTACTTTATCCGGCTATGGAATCTGGGGTACTGGACATCATTATCGGTAAAGGTCCATCAGCTCGCACAGTCCAACTAGACCTTCCCCCCTTCACTTTAGTAGCTGCTACCACCCGCATTTCAATGTTATCGGCACCGCTGCGCTCACGTTTTTCTGGTGGAACCTTTCGCTTAGAATTTTATAGTCCAGAAGATATCTCTTCTATCCTTACCCACTCAGCTAAGATATTGGCTATTGATTCCAATCCAGAAACCATGATGAAAATTGCCACCCGTTGTCGTGCCACCCCCCGAACCGCCAATTATTTACTAAAACGTTGTCGTGATATGGCCCAGCTAGACGGCGGAGAACTTACTAATGATATTATTGACCGCACTTTTTCGCTTCTGGAAATAGATAATCTTGGTTTAGGAACCCCAGATCGCGCTGTACTGGAAGTGATAATTAGTAAATTTAAAGGTGGACCAGTCGGACTAAACACCATCGCCGCCGCTACTGGCGAGGAGCAGTCCACTATCGAAGACGTGATTGAACCTTACCTGATTAGACAAGGTCTCTTGGAACGCACCCCCCGCGGTCGCATGACCACCATAGAAGCTGATAGACATATGGGATTTTCAGATTAAACTAATGTCAGTATTTTATTAATTTAACTTAAATAAAAATAATAGTATGTCAGGACACAATAAATGGTCTAAGATCAAACACAAAAAAGCTGCTACCGATGCCCAGAAAAGTAAAATCTTTTCTAAGCACTCAAGTTTAATCACAATGGAATCAAAGAAAGCCGGTGGTGATATTAACTCACCCGGGTTAGCCGCTGCGATTGAACGCGCCAAGAAAGATTCAATGCCTAAAGAAAATATTGATCGCGCAGTAGCTAAAGGAAGTGGGGCTGGCGGAGAATCAATGCAAGAAGTTATGTTTGAAGCCTACGGCCCTGGTGGGGTAGCTATCTTAATAACCGCCGTAACTGACAACAACAACCGTACCAACCAAGAAATAAAGCATATTTTTTCTAAAACCGGCTACCAACTTGGAACACCCGGCTCGGCTGCTTGGGCCTTCACAAAAAAAGATGGTGATTATATACCAAACTCTCCGCTGGAACTATCAGATGACGATGGTGAAAAACTAGCCAGCCTTATTGAACAGATTGAGGAGCAAGATGATGTACAAGATATCTACACCACCGCTGATGATGTAGAATAAGTAACATGAAAGTGTTAGCTGTCGATCCTGGCTACGACCGTATCGGTGTAGCTATCCTGGAAAAGAACCAAGGTGGCGAATTTTTGCATTACTCTACCTGTATAGAAACCAGTAAAAATAACTCTTTAACTGAACGTATTTTTTACGCCGGAGAAACTATTGCAAAGTTACTAAACGAACATCAGCCACAAGCCGTGGCTATTGAAACTCTGTTCTTTAATAAAAACATCAAAACCGCCATTGGTGTAGCCCAGGCGAGAGGAATGATAATTTATTTAGCAAAAAAACACGACTGCCAGGTATTTGAATATGGACCACAGGAAATAAAAATCGCCACTACTGGCTACGGGAAGAGTGATAAACAGGCTGTTATCCAAATGGTTAAGCGATTGGTTAAAAACGTACCACAAGAGGCTCTGGACGATGAATACGATGCGATTGCGGTTGGGATTACCTGTCTTGCACACAACGCTAATGACAGGTAAAATCCTCCAAACATATTGAAATATGTGTAAAGTTTTGTTACAACAACTGTAATAAATAATTAAAATATAAATATGATATTTTTACATAGCGATGAAGAAGAAGAGTTGGAAGATGATAGTGAAAACCCGGACGATGATAACGGTTTAGATGATGATTTACTGGATGAAGTAACCGACGAAGACGGAGAAGAAGATAGTGGCATGGAAGGTTTTGGGTTAGTTGATGACGAAAATGATGACGGTGAAGATAATGAAGAGGAAGACGAACTGGACGAAGAAGAGTCGCTCGAGGACGACGCTGAAGATGTAGACTTTGATACTTTTGATGACATTGATGAGATGTAAGACATAATTCAAACCTAAAAATATGTAAAACAGGGTTAAACAAACCCTGTTTTTTATTAGCCTAAAAAACACCTATTTACAAATAACTTTTTGACTGTAAAGTGTCTGACAATCTGTGCTACTATTGGTTTTATATTGAATAAATTAAATATGAGAATAAAAAAATTAATAAAATTTCCGCTTAGTATAAAGAATCTTTTTATAGATTTATTTATTGTACTAATAGCCCTAGGAATCATACTGTCAGCAGTGTTCTTAATCTGGATTTCAACCTTAAAAATACCAGATTTATCCTCTTTTGAAGAAAGACGTGTGTTACAGTCCACAAAAATTTATGATCGTACCGGCGAAATTCTTCTTTATGACCTCCACCAAGATGTTAGGCGGACCGTAGTTCCATTTGAAGATATTAATCGTCATATTAAAAATGCCACCATAGCCATTGAAGATGATGAATTCTATAAACATCACGGAATTGAACCCAAAGCCATTATTAGAGCAGTGGTAACAAACCTAACCCAAGGTGACCTACTAGGTGGACAAGGTGGCTCAACCATAACCCAACAAGTGGTTAAAAACTCGCTTCTTCAAAACGAAAAAACTTTAACTCGAAAAGTTAAAGAGTGGATACTTGCTATTAAGTTAGAGAAAAACTTGTCCAAAGATGAGATTTTAGCCATCTATTTAAACGAGTCACCTTATGGTGGAACCATTTATGGTGTAGAAGAAGCAGCTCAATCATTCTTTGGCAAACATGCTAGCGAGTTAACCTTAGCCGAATCAGCTTACATTGCCTCACTACCACAAGCCCCAACCTTTCTTTCACCTTATGGAAACCATCGTGACGAATTAGATAAGCGACAAAAATTAGTACTAGAAAGAATGTTGGTAAATAATTTCATCAACCAAGAAGAGTATAGCGAGGCTGTTGCTGAAATAGTTACTTTCCAACCACAGGCTGTTGGTAGTATCCGGGCTCCGCACTTTGTAATGTACATTAGAGAGCAATTAGTTCAAAAGTATGGCGAAGAAGCTTTGTCAGAAAGAGGACTTCGAGTAATCACAACCTTAGACTGGGACTTACAAAAGGAAGCAGAAAGAATTGTCTACGAACGCGGACTAACTAATGTCGATAAATTCAAAGCTACTAACGCTGGACTAGTGGCTGTTGACCCAAAGACTGGTGATCTACTAACAATGGTTGGTTCCCGTGACTATTTCAGTGAAGATATAGATGGTAACTTCAATGTTGCTTTAGCTACTCGTCAACCAGGTTCGTCAATCAAACCTTTTATCTATGCCAAAGCTTTTGAGAAAGGTTACCTACCAGATACGGTTGTGTTTGATGTAAAAACACAATTTTCACCACTTTGCGCCGCTGACAGTTTTAGTTCTGAGTCACCATGTTATTCTCCAAACAACTACAACCATAAGACGATTGGTCCAATAAACCTTCGTAACGCCTTAGCTCAATCACTAAACATACCGGCAGTTAAAACACTGTACTTAGCTGGTATTAAAGATTCCTTAAAACTTGCTTCAGATATGGGTCTAACCACCCTAAACGACCCAGACCGTTATGGACTAACCTTGGTACTAGGTGGTGGAGAAGTTAGATTGATTGACATGGCCTATGCTTATGGAGTATTTGCCAATGAAGGTATCAAAGCTGAACCAAGATCTATTCTAAGAATTGAAGACACACGCGGCAACATCATTGAAGAGAGTCAAATCTCCACTAAACGAGTATTAGATAAAAACGCTGCTTTAATGATTAGCGATGTACTATCAGACAACATAGCTAGAACCCCACTCTGGGGAACCAACTCACCAATAAACTTCCCTAATCGCGATGTGGCCGCTAAATCAGGTAGTACCAACAACTTACGGGATGCTTGGATTATGGGTTACGCTCCAAACATAGCTGTTGGTGCCTGGGTAGGAAATAACGACAATTCTCCAATGGGAGGAGGTTTATCAGGACTTATTACAACACCAATGTGGCGAGAGTTTATGGATGTTGCTCTAGAAAAATTACCCGAAGAAAACTTCACCGAACCAACCATAAACCGGGTTGGTGTTAAACCAATAATTCGCGGAGAATATATAGACACTAGTAAATTATTTGAAATAATGGCTAGTGGAGACGAAATAAACGCAGACTCCTTAAATCAAATCTATAACGACATTCATAACATTCTTCATTACGTAAACAAAAACGATCCTCAAGGACCAACTCCAAGCAATCCACGCCAAGACGACCAATATGACAATTGGGAATACGCAGTCCAACTCTGGAAAAATGAAACCTATAACCTAAATAAAACAGAAGAAACTACTAACCAAAACTAAAATAAGTCTATTTTATAAAAACCAGCCTTAAGGCTGGTTTTTATAAAATAGACTGCGGCGCATTCTTTGTTCCTAATCTTTTTTTCAATTCTTCAAGAATAGCCTGACAATGGAACCTAAGCTCCTGTTTTATAAGACTGGAAGCAGTAATAGCTAAAGTTCTGCTCGCAGGAGTGTATTTAACCTGTTTTTCGGTTAATTTTAACCCAGAAATTTCACCAATCACCCTTACTGCCTCTAGCTCTACAGTTTTTTGCGGCGCTTGTAATGTACGACGATACTTCTCAAACAAATCCTTAACAGCAACAATTTCACCTCTTCGTTTAGCTGCCATATAAATTAACTAACGATTCATCGGCATCACCAAATACCTTAAGGTATTGTCTGACACACCATTTATCACGAGTGGTCGACCAATACCAGCAAAATGCATAACAATACTGTCATCAGAGATATGAGACAATGGCTCTATTAAATATTGCTGATTGAAGTTTAAGGATAGTTCTTCACCTTCAATTACAGCCTTAACAGTATCAGTAATATGCCCTACCTCGTTATTTTGTGAAGAAACAACAATATTACCATCAGTTAAAGACAGCGAAACTTGATGGAATTTATTTAAAAACACAGAAGTTTTCTTAAAAGCATTTAGGAGTTCACTTTTTAGCACCGTAACATGTGTAATGTACTCTTTCGGTATTATCTGTTCATAATCTGGAAAAGACCCTGACACCAACCGAGAGGTTACGTATACCCCCTCAGAAACAAAATCCAAAGCACACTGGTTATCGGTCACTGTTAAAACCGGATCATCTTCCAATAAATCACAAATACGAGCCAATTCAATCGCATTCTTTTGTGGCACCAAAAACGAGTGATCAAGCACCACCCCTTTTTGCGGCACTCGCTTTTCCATTAAGCGAAAAGAATCGGTGGATACAAAAGTTAAAGAGTGTTCCCTTTTTTGCTGAACATAAACACTACCTAACTCAGGCTTTATAGAAGACTGTGAAGCAGCAAAGGCGGTAGTTTTTATACCCGAAGCAAAAAGAGGTCTATTAACCTTCACTCCTCCACCCTCAAGGTGTCTTATAGTTGGAAATTCCTCGAAAGGAATTGACTTAATAGAAGTATTAGTTTGCTTTGATTCAATCAATAATACACCATCTTCGTCACGAAGGGTTATTTCTGATTGATTAATATACTGAATACTTTGCAGTAGAGTTGTCATCGGTACCGCTATTGTCCCAATTTCATTTATTTTACCTGGAATAGTAACTTCGATACTCAACTCCAGATTAGTAGCCTTGATGGATATGGTATCTGCCGTTGCATTAATTAAAGCACACTGCAAAACAGGTAGAGTCACATGCTTAGTGCTGATACGACTGATGAGTTCCAGAGTTTTAATTAGTTGTGGATGAGGGGTTATTATTTCCATATTTAAATCATATTCTACTCTTTATTATTAGGGTTGTGGAAGTGTGCATATCTCAAAAATATGTTGTATTTATAATCGTTTTTTATCAACAATACCTATTGGTGATAGTTGGTATCGTGTTTGAGAGTTTGGGATAAGGTGTGAATATTAAGCTGGTGACTAAAAAGGCTAAAAATAATGTTGATAAGATGGTAGGCAAACCAACACTTTTTCCTAGTATAACACTGTCTTACTAACAGGTTTTCCGAGTCATAACCCAAAACATTTTTAAAGTTATTAACAAGGTAATTAACATGTGGTTGGTTAAGTTTTTATAAACAAATAACCCCAAGCACTAGTGGGGTTATTTGTTTATATTAATTACTTTACTTCATCTACTTAAGAAGCATCCTTATTTGGGTTATTTCTTCCTCCAGTTCGGAATTGGACTTTAGTTCTAGTTTTATTTTTTCACAAGAGTGGATCACGGTGGTGTGGTCGCGACCGCCAAGTTTTTTACCAATGGCTGGATAAGAGACTTGAAAATCCTCTCTTAGAATATACATGATAATTTGTCTAGGTTTAACAATTTCTTTTCGTCTGGTTTTTTCATAAATACTAGATTGGTCTATATCAAAATATCGAGCCACTTTATCCACCACATCAGAAACTGCGAGAGTTTTTCTTGGTTTTGAACTGTTTTTAATTATCGACTTTACTTCATCTAATGATAGGGTTTTACCTAATAGTTGTGATTGGCACATGATGGTGTTTAATGCACCTTCCAGTTCCCGTATATTACCTTCGATTGTATAGGCTAGATGGTCTACTACATCGTCTGATAGTGTAATACTGTTTTGGGCTGCTTTAGCTTTCAAAATAGCGGCTCTTGACTCAAGGTCTGGGGCTGGTATGTCCACAATCATCCCTTGAGAAAAACGAGACAGTAATCTCTCTTCTAAACCAGACAATAAAGCGGGGTGAACATCACTTGAAAACACTATTTGTTTATTGGTGTCGTGTAAAGCGTTAAACAAATGGAACAGCTCCTCTTGCGTTTTTTCTTTATTGGCCAAGAATTGTACATCGTCCATTATTAA
Above is a genomic segment from Candidatus Nomurabacteria bacterium containing:
- a CDS encoding penicillin-binding protein, with product MRIKKLIKFPLSIKNLFIDLFIVLIALGIILSAVFLIWISTLKIPDLSSFEERRVLQSTKIYDRTGEILLYDLHQDVRRTVVPFEDINRHIKNATIAIEDDEFYKHHGIEPKAIIRAVVTNLTQGDLLGGQGGSTITQQVVKNSLLQNEKTLTRKVKEWILAIKLEKNLSKDEILAIYLNESPYGGTIYGVEEAAQSFFGKHASELTLAESAYIASLPQAPTFLSPYGNHRDELDKRQKLVLERMLVNNFINQEEYSEAVAEIVTFQPQAVGSIRAPHFVMYIREQLVQKYGEEALSERGLRVITTLDWDLQKEAERIVYERGLTNVDKFKATNAGLVAVDPKTGDLLTMVGSRDYFSEDIDGNFNVALATRQPGSSIKPFIYAKAFEKGYLPDTVVFDVKTQFSPLCAADSFSSESPCYSPNNYNHKTIGPINLRNALAQSLNIPAVKTLYLAGIKDSLKLASDMGLTTLNDPDRYGLTLVLGGGEVRLIDMAYAYGVFANEGIKAEPRSILRIEDTRGNIIEESQISTKRVLDKNAALMISDVLSDNIARTPLWGTNSPINFPNRDVAAKSGSTNNLRDAWIMGYAPNIAVGAWVGNNDNSPMGGGLSGLITTPMWREFMDVALEKLPEENFTEPTINRVGVKPIIRGEYIDTSKLFEIMASGDEINADSLNQIYNDIHNILHYVNKNDPQGPTPSNPRQDDQYDNWEYAVQLWKNETYNLNKTEETTNQN
- the ruvC gene encoding crossover junction endodeoxyribonuclease RuvC, which gives rise to MKVLAVDPGYDRIGVAILEKNQGGEFLHYSTCIETSKNNSLTERIFYAGETIAKLLNEHQPQAVAIETLFFNKNIKTAIGVAQARGMIIYLAKKHDCQVFEYGPQEIKIATTGYGKSDKQAVIQMVKRLVKNVPQEALDDEYDAIAVGITCLAHNANDR
- the ruvB gene encoding Holliday junction branch migration DNA helicase RuvB, yielding MSSNARKQTITRDDNSNLDQTLRPQTWDDYIGQTKIKENLRILLTAAKERGHAAEHILLYGPPGLGKTTLAHLIAKTLGTNMRTTSGPAIERVGDLAAILTNLSPGDVLFIDEIHRLSKSIEEVLYPAMESGVLDIIIGKGPSARTVQLDLPPFTLVAATTRISMLSAPLRSRFSGGTFRLEFYSPEDISSILTHSAKILAIDSNPETMMKIATRCRATPRTANYLLKRCRDMAQLDGGELTNDIIDRTFSLLEIDNLGLGTPDRAVLEVIISKFKGGPVGLNTIAAATGEEQSTIEDVIEPYLIRQGLLERTPRGRMTTIEADRHMGFSD
- a CDS encoding YebC/PmpR family DNA-binding transcriptional regulator translates to MSGHNKWSKIKHKKAATDAQKSKIFSKHSSLITMESKKAGGDINSPGLAAAIERAKKDSMPKENIDRAVAKGSGAGGESMQEVMFEAYGPGGVAILITAVTDNNNRTNQEIKHIFSKTGYQLGTPGSAAWAFTKKDGDYIPNSPLELSDDDGEKLASLIEQIEEQDDVQDIYTTADDVE
- the dnaA gene encoding chromosomal replication initiator protein DnaA, encoding MNQISHPQPTNSIVRTEHIDVKKLWDDALVKIELSITPANFKTWFRDTYILSLEDGTISLAVPSVFVRDWLQDKFQSMILKTLRDLTPYVRSVEYEVVQRTDRRADSNKTQTVNAALPLEEYYINKSDNLNPKYSFDTFVIGPYNALAHTAAKAVSERPGIAYNPLFIYGKTGHGKTHLIQAVGNQVKKTGKKVYYVTSERFAVDYFNSLQSGTANSFKDKYRQYDVLIMDDVQFLANKEKTQEELFHLFNALHDTNKQIVFSSDVHPALLSGLEERLLSRFSQGMIVDIPAPDLESRAAILKAKAAQNSITLSDDVVDHLAYTIEGNIRELEGALNTIMCQSQLLGKTLSLDEVKSIIKNSSKPRKTLAVSDVVDKVARYFDIDQSSIYEKTRRKEIVKPRQIIMYILREDFQVSYPAIGKKLGGRDHTTVIHSCEKIKLELKSNSELEEEITQIRMLLK
- the dnaN gene encoding DNA polymerase III subunit beta; amino-acid sequence: MEIITPHPQLIKTLELISRISTKHVTLPVLQCALINATADTISIKATNLELSIEVTIPGKINEIGTIAVPMTTLLQSIQYINQSEITLRDEDGVLLIESKQTNTSIKSIPFEEFPTIRHLEGGGVKVNRPLFASGIKTTAFAASQSSIKPELGSVYVQQKREHSLTFVSTDSFRLMEKRVPQKGVVLDHSFLVPQKNAIELARICDLLEDDPVLTVTDNQCALDFVSEGVYVTSRLVSGSFPDYEQIIPKEYITHVTVLKSELLNAFKKTSVFLNKFHQVSLSLTDGNIVVSSQNNEVGHITDTVKAVIEGEELSLNFNQQYLIEPLSHISDDSIVMHFAGIGRPLVINGVSDNTLRYLVMPMNR